GCAGTCTGCCTCCTTTGTGCGTCTGTCAGCCTTCTTCCTCTCCCCACCATGGCGCGTCCGGCACCCGCGGCACCCGCCGCCGCAAGCGCCGCAGCCCCCACCCTGCCCCCGCTTACGGAATCGGATTCCACCTTTGCCGAAAATGTTTCCGCGCTGAATACTTTCGAAATCAACATATCCAGCCTGGCGGCGGACCGGGCCAGGCGCCGCAAGGTGCAGGAATTCGCGCAGAATTCGGCCAAGATGAATACAACGAACCAGAAAACCCTGACCACACTGGCGCTCAGGCACGGGTTGGAACTGCACAAGGAGATGAGTCCCGACGAGGAGCAGATCGCAGCCCAGCTCAAGACGGAAAATGGCGCCAAATTCGACCGTGACTATCTGGACCTGCAGGCACAGGCGGCAAGCGATGCGCTGGCCATGTTCCAGAACCAGGCGGAATCCGCCAGCGACCCGGAACTGAAGGCCTACGCCTCCGCCACGGCGGATACACTGCAGGCGAACCTGAATGAAAGCCTGAAACTGGGCGCAAGCAAACCGACGCGCTGAATGCGTCCCTCCGCGTTTCCACCCACATACAGGCAGGAAGACCCATGGCCATTCGCATCGACCGGATCGTAACGCGCGGCGGCGACGGGGGGCAGACCTCGCTGGGGGATGGTGTGCGCGTGCCAAAGGACTGCGCGCGCATCGAAGCCCTTGGCGCGCTGGATGAGGCCAATGCCACCATCGGCCTGCTGCGCGGCGTCCTGCCACCGGGGCGCGATGCCACCTTCATCGCATGGGTTCAGGGGCTGCTGTTTGATATTGGCGGTGCCCTGTGCATGCCCGCAACACCGCCGCGCGCACTGCCCCACGCGGCGGCGGCGCTGGAAGCCATGGAGGGGGAAGTGGAACGCCTGCGCGCCGACATTCCGCCACTGCGCAGTTTCATCCTGCCCGGCGGCACGCCGGCGGCCAGTCACGCCCATGTCGCACGCACGGTCGTACGCCGCGCCGAACGCCGCGTGGCCACACTGGCGCAGGCGGAGGAAATCGGCACGGACATTCCCGCGTGCATGAATCGCCTGTCGGATTACCTGTTCGTGCTGGGCCGGCATCTCAACGACAACGGGGCCGGTGACCTGACATGGACCCCGGCCACGCCCCCGCCATCCGCCTGCGGGTGATGTCCCGCTTCAGCCTGTCGCCAGGCTGTCCAGGTGCGCGCAGGCCAGTTCCGCCAGTACGTCCTGCGCGGCATTGACGTCTAGAGCCATGACCACTTCTTCCTCCATATCCGGTTCCTCCAGCGTGGCGAACTGGCTGTCGAGCATGGCGACGGGCATGAAGTGGCCGGTGCGCTGCCGCAGGCGCGGGGCAATGTCCTCCCGGCTGCCCCTGAGGTAGACAAAGCATACATTCGGGCTGCCACCAGCAATACGCTCGCGGTATCTGCGCCTGAGCGACGAACACGTCACGATGCCGCACTGCCCCGCTTCCGCCCATGTCGCGATCTGTGCCGCGATACGGTCGAGCCATGGGGCACGGTCCTCATCGGTAAGCGGGATGCCATTGCTCATGCGGGCGATGTTGTTGGGGGTATGCAGGTCATCGCCCTCGATCACGGGCCAGCCCATGCGTTCGCCCATAAGCTGGGCCAGCGTGCTCTTGCCGCAGCCCGATACCCCCATGACGACCAGCACGTCCGGCCGCCCCGCCGGGCCGAGCCTGCGCGAGAGGGAAACCATCGAAACCGCCTTCTGACCCATGTCATACATTCCGTATTCTGCCAGATATTATGGAGAAACCCGTGTCGTCCCCTAATCTGGACCCGATGCCACCATGAACGCAAGTGACCGGCCAGACAGAGCGCATGCAATATGAAATAACAGAACAGGGCATTATGATGCGTTCAACAGGGCCATGAAGGAAGTGAAATAAATTATATTTGCACGGCCTGTTCCCGGAAAGTCCCTGAAATATTTTTTACTTCAGTTTCATCAAAACATGACAGAATCATATAATACTGGTTATATTCTTATTTATTGCGCTTGCGTTGTGCAGGCATATCGCCTTATATACCCATGCAAGCATTAAAAAACAGCACCGTTAGCATGTTGCTCGTAGGAATAAATTCCTCAAAGTCGATTTTAGCTACGGTCCTTCTGGTGCGCCAAGTTATCGAGAGTTCAGCTGTGTCATCTTATAATGATTTTCTTTCCCTCCCGAAAGAAGAAGACCAGAACACACCACGTGAAGAAGTAAATGAAACCGCCTTCCGTCAGGCGCTGGAACGGCTGGGCAAGGGCAAACCCGCCCCGGCGCGCAGCGCGGGTGGCGGCAACGCCAAGTCCCGGCCGCAACGCCCTGCCCGCCAGGTCGAGACCGTCCAGCGCCGCCGCAAATTCGTGCAGGATGGTGATGTGCGGGTCGAGCATCAGTCCCTCAGCCCCGGGCGTACCACGCCACGCGCCATGCACGCCCAGCAGGAAGACCGGAGCGAGACCGAACAGCTGCGCCACAAGGTCCAGTTCGAGCAGAAGCTGCGCGAGCAGTCCGAACTGCGCCTGGCGGAAGCACAGGCACAGATCCGCTCCCTGACCACCCGCATCGGCCATGCGGACGTGATCGCGGCGGAACACAAGAACAGTCTGGCCGCGAAAGAGGCGGACATGCAGGCCCTGCGCGCGGAACTGTATGCCCTGCGTGAGGAAAACACCCATCTGCGTGAGGAACTGAACCGCCAGAAGGCCCGGCAGCGCACGACGGATTCCCGTCCCGTCGCCACAAAGGCCGCCCCGCCCCCTGCATCCGACAGCGTGGCGGAAGAAGCCGAACCCGAACCCGTCAAGTGGTGGCTGCGCTAGACATCGGCCTGCCCGCCCCATGCCTTCCGCTGATCCGCCGCGTAATGCAGCCGCACGCCAACGCCAGATCGGGCTTGTCATCGTGGCGACATGCACCAGTGCAAGCCTGGCCATACTGGTGCTGCTGCCGCTGGTAAGCGGTCTGGTCAACCTGCTGCGTGACATACTGGGCGTACTGATCCTGCCCTTTTCATTCATGTTCGGGCTGGGAGGGGAGCAGGGAGAATCTCCCGCACTGCTGCGCCTGCTGTCCGATATGGGACTGCAGACCCAGCTGCATCCGCTACGGCTGGGTGCCGCGGCCATCCTGGAACTGTTGGCCGTTTTCCTGTTTGTCATAGCCGAACGGCTGGGCGGGCGCGCAGGCTACATGGCGGCCTTTACCGCCACCGCCGGGGCAATCGGCCTGTCGGGCCTGCCGCTGGCCATGCCGCTGCTGCCCGCCATCGTGACGGAGGGAGTTTTCCTGTTCTGCCCCCCCTCGCCCGATCCGGAATAGGGCGTTTTCAGCCCGGGTTCAGCGCAGCCCGTCCACAAAGCGTGCCAGACGGGCGCAGGCTTCCTTCAGCACATCATCACTGGTGGCATAGGACAGGCGCAGATATGGCCCCTGCCCGAAGGCCGAGCCATGCACCACCGCCACCTTCTGCTCGTTCAGCAGGGCAATGGCGAAGTCCTCGTCCGTTTTCAGGGTCTGGCCTCCTTCCGTCACCCGACCCATGCACCCGGCAATACCGGGATAGGCATAGAACGCCCCGTGTGGCATGGCGCAGGTCACCCCCGGTATGGCCCGCAGCGTCGAGACCATCATCTCCCGCCTGCGCGCATAGACCGCGCACATATGGGCGATGACATCCGGCGGCCCGTCCAGCGCCGCCGCCGCCGCCGCCTGCGCGATGGAGCAGATGCCCGATGTCGCACTGCCCTGTATGGCGGTCATGGCCCGGATCAGCGCCTCGGGGCCACCCACGTAGCCCACGCGCCAGCCGGTCATGGCATAGGCTTTCGATACGCCATTCAGGGTCAGGATACGGTGCCGGAGATCAGGCGCCACCGCGGCAAGCGAGACATGGTGCTGGCCATCATACACCAGGTGCTCGTATATCTCGTCGGACAGTACATGCACGTGCGGGTGGCGGCGCAGCACCTCGGCCACGGCCTCCAGGTCCGTGCGCCCCATCGTGCCGCCGGTGGGATTGTTGGGAAAATTGAGCACAAGCCACTTGGTGCGTGACGTAATGGCAGCTTCCAGCGCCCCTGCCGTCAGCCGGAAGTCATCGGCCTCATGACAGTCGGCATAGACGGGCGTGCCGCCAAACAGCTGTACGATCAGCGGGTAGCTGACCCAGTATGGCCGGGGAATGACCACTTCATCCCCCGGCTGCACGGTGGCCATGAAGGCATTGAAGATGACCTGCTTGCCGCCATTGGACACCATGATTTCCGCCGGGGCGTATTCCAGCGCGTTCTCACGCGCGAACTTGCGCGCGATGGCGGCCTTGAGCGCGGGCGTGCCATCGACCGGGGGGTATTTTGTCTGCCCCTCCAGCGCCGCGCGGTGGGCAGCCTCGATCACGGCCGGAGGGGTGGCAAAATCCGGCTCCCCCAATGCCAGGGAGAGCACTTTTTCCCCCTGCGCCCGCATGGCACGCGCGCGCTGCGCCATCGCGATGGTGGCAGGAACCGCCAGACGTTCCATCCGCTGTGCAAAAAACGGCGGGCATGTATGCTGATCCATGGCCATGTCCGTCCCCCTCAACGCAGGCCGGCACAGAAGCGCTGGATGCGCAGGCATGCCTCCTTCAGGCTGTCGGTATCGGTCGCGTAGGAAATGCGGAAGTGACCGGCGAACATGAACGCGCTGCCATGCACGGCGGCAACGCCTTCCTCATCCAGCAGGGCGGTCACGAATGCTTCATCGGTATCGATCAGCGTGCCACCGGCACTGGTCCTGCCCAGACAGGCGACCATGGAGGGGAAGACGTAGAACGCCCCCTCCGGCACCGGGCAATGCAGGCCGGGCGTCTCGTTCAGCATCGCCACCACAAGGTCGCGCCGCGCCTGATAGGTGGCGACCATGGTGCCGATGAAATCCTGCGGGCCGGTCAGCGCCGCAAGTGCCGCCGCCTGGCTGATCGAGCCGGGGCCGGAGGTGGACTGGCTCTGCAGCTTGTTCATGGCCCGTGTCATCTGCACGGGGGCGGCGGAATAGCCGATGCGCCAGCCGGTCATGGCATAGGCCTTGGACACGCCATTCATGGTCACGGTCCGGTCACGCAGGCGCGGCTCGACCTCCACCACCGTGGGGGCGCGGAAGCCGTCATAGACCAGCTTGTTATAGATGTCGTCCGTCAGGATCCATATATCGGGGTGGCGGAGCAGCACATCGCACAGGCCACGCATTTCCGCTTCCGAATAGGCCGCGCCGGTGGGATTGTTGGGGGAGTTGAGCAGCAGCCACTTGGTACGCGGCGTAATGGCGGCTTCCAGTTCGGCGGGCTGGAGCTTGAAGCCGTTTTCCACGCTGCACGGCACGATGACGGGCGTGCCTTCGGCCAGCGCCACGATATCGGGATACGACACCCAGCACGGCGCGGGAATGATCGCCTCATCCCCCGGATTGATGGTGGCGACCATGGCGTTATAGATGATCTGCTTGCCACCGTTGGAGACGATCACCTCATCCCATGTGTAGTCCAGCCCGCTATCGGTGCGGAAGCGTTCGGCAATGGCGCGGCGCAGCGCGGGGGTGCCCGCCACATCGGTATATTTGGTCTCACCCGCCTCGATGGCGCGGATCGCGGCCTGCTTGATCGTATCTGGCGTATCGAAATCCGGCTCCCCGGCGGAAAGACTGATAATGTCCTTTCCTGCCGCCTTGAGTGCACGCGCCTTGGTTGAGATTGCGATCGTCTGGCTGGGGCTGATACGGTCCAGGCGGGCGGCGGTAAGATCCATGGTATCAAGATCCATCAACAGTGGAAAACGCCCGGCACGCTGCCGGGAACGGGCACGCAGCCTAGAGCGATCCCACGCCGGAGGGAACAGCGGATATGTGATCGGCCGCCATTGCAGCGCGCCACACCTGCGCCGGCGTCATGCCCGCGTCCCGCATGGCGCGGATGGACACCGCGCCATCGCGCTTGGCCAGCCGCCTGCCCGTGCCATCGCATAGCAGCGCATGGTGGCTGTAGCGCGGCACGGGCCAGCCCATGATGTGCTGCAGCAGCCGGTGCAGCGCGGTCGCGGGCCGCAGGTCCACCCCCCGTGTCACAAGGGTTACGCCCTGTACCGCATCATCATGGGTGACACACAGGTGATAGGACGCCGCCACATCCTTGCGCGCCAGCACCACATCTCCGAATGCCGCGGGATCACAGGGCTGCGGGCCGTGACCCGCTTCATCCCATGCCAGGGTGCGTGCGCCGGGCAGTTCCAGCGCGCGCGCCATGTCCAGGCGCAGCGCGTGCGGCGTGCCTGCCGCCAGCAGGGCCGCGCGGCGTCCGGGATCCATATGGCGGCACGTGCCCGGATAGACCATGGTACCATCCGGCGCATGGTGCGGGGCAGCGGCGGACTCCGTGATGTCACGGCGGGTGCAGAAGCATGGATAGAGCAGTCCCCGCGCATCCAGGCTGTCCAGCACGCGGCGGTAGTCATCCATGTGACGTGACTGCTGGCGTACGGGTCGGGGCCATGACAGGCCAAGCCATTCCAGGTCGGCATACAGGTCGATGATGAATCCGGGCCGGCAGCGCACGGTGTCAATGTCCTCGACGCGCAGCACGAACGTTCCCCCCGACTCCGCAGCCGCCCGCCAGCCATGCAGGGCGGATGCGACATGGCCAAGATGCAGGTGCCCCGTGGGGCTGGGCGCGAAACGGGTGATTTCTTTCATTATCAAACCAAATCAACGGGCTGGAGAAAAATTGTTCCCGTTTCCTGTTTTTTTGGGCCTGCTGGACGTTAACGGGTGGCCAGCCCCCATGGGTTGCCACGGCGTATGCGGTCTGCAATAGATTCAACAGTTACCTGACGACGACGCACATCACAGGCGCTCGCTTCGGAACAGAGTACGCCTGAGCAGTGTGCGGCGGCATTCGGAAAGGAATGCGTCTGTGCCTTGTGACAGTCAATACTTGCCTACCCTGGTCCTGAATGCCGATTTCAGGCCGCTCTCCTATTTCCCGCTTTCCCTGTGGTCATGGCAGGATGCGGTCCGTGCCGTATGGCTGGACCGGGTATCGGTGCTGAGTGAATACGACACCGTTGTCCACTCCCCCAGCCACACCCTGCGCCTGCCCAGCGTGATCGCGCTGAAAGACTACATTCCCGCAGCCCGCAAGCCCGCCTTCACCCGGTTCAACGTCTTCCTGCGGGACAATTTTTCCTGCCAGTACTGCACAACCCGCTTCCCCACGCAGGAACTGACGTTCGACCACGTCATCCCGCGCAGCAAGGGCGGGCGGACAAGCTGGGAAAATGTCGTGACCGCCTGCAGCCCGTGCAACCTGATCAAGGGATCCTACATGCCGCATGAGATCCGCATGTATCCCGACCGGCCGCCCACACGCCCCAACAGCCGCAGGCTGCAGGAAAATGGCCGCGCCTTTCCGCCCAACTACCTGCATGAAAGCTGGCGCGACTATCTGTACTGGGACACCGAACTGGAAAACTGACCCTGTCCGGCCACGGGGCCGGGGGCCGGACACGTTATTTTGTGTAGCTGTAGCCGTATTCGTCCGCCATCTTCTGCAGGTCGGGCGCACCACGCAGGTTGAGCGGCAGCGGCACGGCCTTCTTCTTCTTTGAACCGAAGATGAAGTTATGGTCACTCATGCGCTGGCATGTATTGGCGGCGATGGGAAAACTGAGCTGCATGGTCGTGCCCATCTGCTCACGCAGGCATTTCACATCACTCTCGAACGGCTTGCGCCCGATTTCGGCCGTGCAGCCACCCAGAACCACCAGGCCGCAGACCAGCAGCCCCAGCCGGGCAGGCAGTTTTTCCACGATTTTGAGCTTCATTTCGACCCCGTAGCTTACGCGCCGCGACACTGCCACGAAAGTGCGCATTGCGATAGAGGACAAGAAGCTACTTGCGCCCTGCCGCGTCTTGGGCGCATGGGTGGCTTACGCACAGAGCACGCCCAAGGCCCGAACATGACGGGAAGGCCTGTCCGGCAAGAAGATTACGGTAATCATGCCATCAGGTATTATCTGGGTGCATAGGTGATATTACCGTGAATAAGGTGACAGACGCCCCTTATATTGTCACCCTCTGTCATTATTCTGAATTTTTTTAAATCGCACGTGATATATAAAAATTATAAATGCATTGCCGGTCCGGCTGTCATTTTGCCGCCAGATTGCCTAATGCATATCGCGCGTTGTTTCCGTCCCCCATCGATGCCTGAGGTAAAAGAATGAGATTACTGGCCGTCCATCCAAGCTCGCTCATGTACACGAAGGTCTTCCTGCGTCTTGAACCGCTGGGGCTGGAACTGGTTGCCGGTGCGGCGCGCAACAAGGGACATGAGGTGGAAATCATCGACCTGCAGGTCGAGAAGCATCCTGATTACTGGGAGCGCATCGAACGCTTCCGCCCGCATGCCATCTGTTTTTCGGGCAACTACCTGGCCAATGTTCCCGAGATCATCGACCTGTGCAAGGAAACCCGCAGGCGCCTGCCCAACGTCTTCCTGTTCATGGGCGGGCATTCCATCTCGTTCATTGCGCGCGACGTGCTGGCGCTGTCCGAAGGGGCGGTGAACTGCGTGCTCAAGGGCGAGGGCGATGCGACCGTGGGCCCGCTGCTGGAAGCGTGGGAGCAGGGCCGCGACCTGACCACCGTACCCGGCGTCGTCACCATGGATGGCGAAGGGCCGCCGCCGATCTTTGTCGAATCCCTTGACGAAGTACGTCCCGCGCGCGACCTGCTGCGCCATCGCCGCAAATACTTCATCGGCACGCTCGACCCCGCCGCCTCCATCGAGTTTGCGCGTGGCTGCCCTTGGGACTGTACGTTCTGCAGTGCATGGACCTTTTATGGCCGCTCCTACCGTACCGCCAGCGCCAAGGTGATTGGCGAGGAACTGCAGGAGATCAAGGAGCCCGGCATCTTCATTGTCGATGACGTGGCCTTCGTGCATGCCGAGCATGGCATGGCCATTGCCGAGGAAGTCAAGCGCCGCAACATCCAGAAGGAATACTACCTTGAAACCCGCGCGGACGTGCTGCTGCGCAACAAGGAAGTCTTCGCGGTCTGGAAAGAGATTGGGCTGAGCTACATCTTCATCGGGCTGGAAGCGGTGGATGCCGAGGGGCTGAAGCGCTTCCGCAAGCGCGTGTCGATGGACCGCAACTTCGAGGCACTGGAATACGCCCGCTCGCTTGACCTGATCGTGGCCATCAACCTGATTGCCGATCCATCATGGGACCGGGAACGTTTCGAGGTCATCCGCCAGTGGTGCCTGGAAATCCCGGACATCGTGAACATTTCCGTCACCACGCCCTATCCCGGCACGGAAATCTGGGAAAGCGAGTCCCGCAAGCTGACCACGCGCGATTACCGCCTGTTCGACATCCAGCATGCGGTAATGCCCACCACCCTGCCGCTGCGTGAGTTCTATGAAGAACTGGTCAAGACCCAGCAGATCCTGAACAACAAGCATCTGGGCTGGAGTGCTATCAAGGACACGCTGGGCATTGCCCTGCGCCTGGCGCTGCGGGGGCAGACCAACTTCCTGACCATGATCTGGAAGTTCAATTCCGTCTTCAATCCCGACCTGCAGATGGCCGACCATGCCCAGAAGCCGGAATACGAAATGCCGCTCAAGCCGCAGGGCAGCGAGCAGAAGGTTGACCGCAAGACGCTGTATGTCCACGGCCCCGCCGGCCGCAAGTCGCGCAAGCTGGATGACGATACCGAAAAGTTCGTGGATGAAACCCGCATGAGCACGGTCGACTGACCTACGCGGCTCCCCAATCCGGAAAAGGCCGGTTGCCTGTGCAACCGGCCTTTTTTGTGCCCTGCGGATTCATCCCTGCCGGACCCTGCTGCCCTGTAGGGCCCTGTCGAATCGTGGGGCGGGAGGGCGGCATGGTGGCCATGGCACATTCATTTTCATGCGGAACTGATTGCGGGGTATTATATCAGGATTGATAATTCCGACACTGCATCATGCCCCCACCACACGGCCCGCACCCCGTATCCTGCGGCGAATGCATGATGCCATCATTCCCCTGCTGCGTTATAAACAGGACAGTCTTCAATCACAGGTAGACAGCCAGCGGGCTGCAACAGGCAAAGGATGGCCAGAGCATGGAAAAATTGACACTGAACATAAGCGGCATGACGTGTGACGGCTGCGTGTCCAAGGTGGTTCAGGCGCTGGAAAACGTGAACGGCGTTGCCATGGTCCAGGTCTCGCTGGAGCGCGGCAGTGCAACCGTGACCTATGATGGCCGTTCCACCAATCCCGATGATCTGTTCGCCGCCGTGGACGACGCGGGCTTCGACGCCGGGTACTGACCCCGGCGCGCCACCCTGCCGCCGTTACGCGGCAGGCAGGGCGGCGGCCGCCTTGCGTATGGCCTGCGCCATGGCTT
This portion of the Komagataeibacter sp. FNDCF1 genome encodes:
- a CDS encoding DUF4142 domain-containing protein, encoding MRQYAVCLLCASVSLLPLPTMARPAPAAPAAASAAAPTLPPLTESDSTFAENVSALNTFEINISSLAADRARRRKVQEFAQNSAKMNTTNQKTLTTLALRHGLELHKEMSPDEEQIAAQLKTENGAKFDRDYLDLQAQAASDALAMFQNQAESASDPELKAYASATADTLQANLNESLKLGASKPTR
- a CDS encoding cob(I)yrinic acid a,c-diamide adenosyltransferase, with the translated sequence MAIRIDRIVTRGGDGGQTSLGDGVRVPKDCARIEALGALDEANATIGLLRGVLPPGRDATFIAWVQGLLFDIGGALCMPATPPRALPHAAAALEAMEGEVERLRADIPPLRSFILPGGTPAASHAHVARTVVRRAERRVATLAQAEEIGTDIPACMNRLSDYLFVLGRHLNDNGAGDLTWTPATPPPSACG
- a CDS encoding gluconokinase, with the translated sequence MYDMGQKAVSMVSLSRRLGPAGRPDVLVVMGVSGCGKSTLAQLMGERMGWPVIEGDDLHTPNNIARMSNGIPLTDEDRAPWLDRIAAQIATWAEAGQCGIVTCSSLRRRYRERIAGGSPNVCFVYLRGSREDIAPRLRQRTGHFMPVAMLDSQFATLEEPDMEEEVVMALDVNAAQDVLAELACAHLDSLATG
- a CDS encoding pyridoxal phosphate-dependent aminotransferase, with protein sequence MDQHTCPPFFAQRMERLAVPATIAMAQRARAMRAQGEKVLSLALGEPDFATPPAVIEAAHRAALEGQTKYPPVDGTPALKAAIARKFARENALEYAPAEIMVSNGGKQVIFNAFMATVQPGDEVVIPRPYWVSYPLIVQLFGGTPVYADCHEADDFRLTAGALEAAITSRTKWLVLNFPNNPTGGTMGRTDLEAVAEVLRRHPHVHVLSDEIYEHLVYDGQHHVSLAAVAPDLRHRILTLNGVSKAYAMTGWRVGYVGGPEALIRAMTAIQGSATSGICSIAQAAAAAALDGPPDVIAHMCAVYARRREMMVSTLRAIPGVTCAMPHGAFYAYPGIAGCMGRVTEGGQTLKTDEDFAIALLNEQKVAVVHGSAFGQGPYLRLSYATSDDVLKEACARLARFVDGLR
- a CDS encoding pyridoxal phosphate-dependent aminotransferase, translating into MDLTAARLDRISPSQTIAISTKARALKAAGKDIISLSAGEPDFDTPDTIKQAAIRAIEAGETKYTDVAGTPALRRAIAERFRTDSGLDYTWDEVIVSNGGKQIIYNAMVATINPGDEAIIPAPCWVSYPDIVALAEGTPVIVPCSVENGFKLQPAELEAAITPRTKWLLLNSPNNPTGAAYSEAEMRGLCDVLLRHPDIWILTDDIYNKLVYDGFRAPTVVEVEPRLRDRTVTMNGVSKAYAMTGWRIGYSAAPVQMTRAMNKLQSQSTSGPGSISQAAALAALTGPQDFIGTMVATYQARRDLVVAMLNETPGLHCPVPEGAFYVFPSMVACLGRTSAGGTLIDTDEAFVTALLDEEGVAAVHGSAFMFAGHFRISYATDTDSLKEACLRIQRFCAGLR
- the gluQRS gene encoding tRNA glutamyl-Q(34) synthetase GluQRS, which gives rise to MKEITRFAPSPTGHLHLGHVASALHGWRAAAESGGTFVLRVEDIDTVRCRPGFIIDLYADLEWLGLSWPRPVRQQSRHMDDYRRVLDSLDARGLLYPCFCTRRDITESAAAPHHAPDGTMVYPGTCRHMDPGRRAALLAAGTPHALRLDMARALELPGARTLAWDEAGHGPQPCDPAAFGDVVLARKDVAASYHLCVTHDDAVQGVTLVTRGVDLRPATALHRLLQHIMGWPVPRYSHHALLCDGTGRRLAKRDGAVSIRAMRDAGMTPAQVWRAAMAADHISAVPSGVGSL
- a CDS encoding HNH endonuclease yields the protein MPCDSQYLPTLVLNADFRPLSYFPLSLWSWQDAVRAVWLDRVSVLSEYDTVVHSPSHTLRLPSVIALKDYIPAARKPAFTRFNVFLRDNFSCQYCTTRFPTQELTFDHVIPRSKGGRTSWENVVTACSPCNLIKGSYMPHEIRMYPDRPPTRPNSRRLQENGRAFPPNYLHESWRDYLYWDTELEN
- the hpnR gene encoding hopanoid C-3 methylase HpnR, whose translation is MRLLAVHPSSLMYTKVFLRLEPLGLELVAGAARNKGHEVEIIDLQVEKHPDYWERIERFRPHAICFSGNYLANVPEIIDLCKETRRRLPNVFLFMGGHSISFIARDVLALSEGAVNCVLKGEGDATVGPLLEAWEQGRDLTTVPGVVTMDGEGPPPIFVESLDEVRPARDLLRHRRKYFIGTLDPAASIEFARGCPWDCTFCSAWTFYGRSYRTASAKVIGEELQEIKEPGIFIVDDVAFVHAEHGMAIAEEVKRRNIQKEYYLETRADVLLRNKEVFAVWKEIGLSYIFIGLEAVDAEGLKRFRKRVSMDRNFEALEYARSLDLIVAINLIADPSWDRERFEVIRQWCLEIPDIVNISVTTPYPGTEIWESESRKLTTRDYRLFDIQHAVMPTTLPLREFYEELVKTQQILNNKHLGWSAIKDTLGIALRLALRGQTNFLTMIWKFNSVFNPDLQMADHAQKPEYEMPLKPQGSEQKVDRKTLYVHGPAGRKSRKLDDDTEKFVDETRMSTVD
- a CDS encoding heavy-metal-associated domain-containing protein codes for the protein MEKLTLNISGMTCDGCVSKVVQALENVNGVAMVQVSLERGSATVTYDGRSTNPDDLFAAVDDAGFDAGY